In a single window of the Pseudomonas sp. B21-015 genome:
- the glnE gene encoding bifunctional [glutamate--ammonia ligase]-adenylyl-L-tyrosine phosphorylase/[glutamate--ammonia-ligase] adenylyltransferase → MSHPSLAELPGVLLPLVTRAEQSFRTTVGVLPGDHGLSTWTPERWAQFARVTAASDFVIEQSLRDPLMLLELVQSGELDRAFAPGELCAQIATAVSAAETDDQLGRALRRQRARQQVRIIWRDLTRQADLIQTCRDLSDMADASIDQAYQWLYQRHCQQFGTPTGRRSGEPQQMVILGMGKLGAVELNLSSDIDLIFAYPEGGETVGVKRSLDNQEFFIRLGQRLIKALDPMTVDGFVFRVDMRLRPYGSAGALVLSFNALEQYYQDQGRDWERYAMIKARVVAGDQVAGAQLLEMLRPFVYRRYLDFSAIEALRTMKQLIQQEVRRKGMADNIKLGSGGIREVEFIAQAFQLIHGGRDLSLQQRPLLKVLSTLEGQGYLPAAVVSELREGYEFLRYTEHAIQAIADRQTQMLPDGPQDQARIAFMLGFANWTAFHEQLMYWRGRVAWHFGQVIADPDEEEGARNEVVVGGEWLPLWEEAQDEEAACRQLEEGGFADATKALKALASLRSSPQLRAMQRLGRERLDAFIPRLLAQAVEHANPDLVLERVLPLVEAVARRSAYLVLLTENPGALRRLLTLCAASPWIAEQITRFPLLLDELLNEGRLFKPPLAPELAAELRERLTRIPEDDLEQQMEALRHFKLAHRLRVAASEIAGSLPLMKVSDYLTWLAEAILEQVLALAWRQTVAKYGTPLCSDGTLCDPGFIIVGYGKVGGLELGHSSDLDLVFIHDADPQAETDGPKPIDSAQFFTRLGQRIIHLLTAQTNSGQLYEVDMRLRPSGASGLLVSSLGAFSRYQENEAWTWEHQALVRARVLVGSQDVGQAFEKVRATVLAKSRDLSTLRQEVSEMRAKMRDNLGSKSTAAGTAANAFEATAPFDLKQDAGGIVDIEFMVQYAALAWSEAHPSLLRYTDNIRILEGLEEEGLIPAEDASLLREAYKAYRSAAHREALQKDAGVIPGDQFVDERRQVMRIWRELGLS, encoded by the coding sequence ATGAGCCATCCTTCGCTTGCCGAACTGCCCGGCGTACTCCTGCCGTTGGTCACCCGTGCCGAGCAGTCGTTCCGTACGACGGTCGGGGTTCTTCCCGGCGACCATGGCCTGTCCACCTGGACGCCTGAGCGCTGGGCGCAATTTGCCCGCGTCACCGCTGCCAGTGACTTTGTGATTGAACAGAGTCTGCGTGACCCTTTGATGTTGCTGGAGCTGGTGCAGTCCGGCGAACTGGACCGCGCCTTTGCTCCGGGCGAATTGTGCGCACAGATTGCGACGGCGGTGAGCGCCGCCGAAACCGACGACCAACTTGGCCGCGCCCTGCGTCGCCAGCGCGCACGCCAGCAAGTGCGGATCATCTGGCGCGACCTGACCCGCCAGGCGGATTTGATCCAGACCTGTCGCGACCTCTCGGACATGGCCGATGCCAGCATCGATCAGGCCTATCAGTGGTTGTATCAGCGGCATTGCCAGCAGTTCGGCACGCCCACCGGGCGACGCAGCGGCGAGCCGCAGCAGATGGTTATCCTCGGCATGGGCAAGCTTGGCGCGGTGGAGCTGAATCTGTCGTCGGACATCGACCTGATCTTCGCCTACCCCGAGGGCGGCGAAACCGTCGGCGTGAAGCGGTCGCTGGATAACCAGGAGTTTTTCATTCGCCTCGGCCAGCGGCTGATCAAGGCGCTGGACCCGATGACCGTCGACGGTTTCGTGTTCCGCGTCGACATGCGCTTGCGGCCTTACGGTTCGGCCGGTGCCCTGGTGCTGAGCTTCAACGCGCTTGAGCAGTATTACCAGGATCAGGGGCGCGACTGGGAGCGCTACGCGATGATCAAGGCACGGGTGGTGGCCGGCGATCAGGTGGCCGGCGCCCAGTTGCTCGAGATGCTGCGGCCGTTCGTCTACCGGCGTTACCTGGACTTCTCGGCCATCGAAGCGCTGCGCACCATGAAGCAGCTGATCCAGCAGGAAGTCCGGCGCAAGGGCATGGCGGATAACATCAAGCTCGGCTCCGGCGGCATCCGTGAAGTCGAGTTTATCGCCCAGGCCTTCCAGCTGATTCACGGTGGCCGCGACCTGAGCCTGCAACAACGTCCTCTATTAAAAGTACTGAGCACCCTGGAGGGGCAGGGCTACCTGCCGGCGGCGGTGGTCAGCGAATTGCGCGAAGGCTACGAATTCCTGCGTTACACCGAGCACGCGATCCAGGCGATTGCCGACCGCCAGACCCAGATGCTGCCGGATGGCCCGCAGGATCAGGCGCGCATTGCCTTTATGCTCGGGTTTGCCAATTGGACGGCGTTCCACGAACAACTGATGTACTGGCGTGGACGGGTGGCCTGGCACTTCGGTCAGGTGATCGCCGATCCCGACGAAGAGGAAGGAGCCAGGAACGAAGTGGTGGTCGGCGGGGAATGGCTGCCGCTATGGGAAGAGGCGCAGGATGAAGAGGCCGCGTGCCGTCAACTCGAAGAGGGCGGTTTCGCCGATGCCACCAAGGCGTTGAAAGCCCTGGCCAGCCTGCGCAGCAGTCCGCAATTGCGCGCCATGCAGCGCCTGGGGCGTGAACGTCTTGATGCTTTTATTCCACGCTTGCTGGCTCAGGCCGTGGAACATGCCAATCCCGATCTGGTGCTGGAGCGGGTGCTGCCGCTGGTGGAAGCCGTGGCGCGTCGCTCCGCCTATCTGGTGTTGTTGACCGAGAACCCCGGCGCCTTGCGTCGCTTACTGACACTGTGCGCCGCGAGCCCGTGGATTGCCGAACAGATCACGCGCTTCCCGTTGCTGCTCGACGAATTGCTCAACGAAGGCCGGTTGTTCAAGCCGCCGTTGGCGCCGGAACTGGCGGCCGAGTTGCGCGAGCGTTTGACGCGGATTCCCGAAGACGACCTTGAGCAGCAAATGGAGGCGCTGCGACATTTCAAACTGGCGCACCGCTTGCGCGTCGCGGCCTCGGAAATCGCCGGCAGCCTGCCATTGATGAAGGTCAGTGATTACCTGACCTGGCTCGCCGAAGCGATCCTCGAACAAGTGCTGGCCCTGGCCTGGCGCCAGACCGTGGCCAAGTACGGTACGCCGCTGTGCTCCGACGGCACCTTGTGCGACCCTGGCTTCATCATTGTCGGTTACGGGAAAGTCGGCGGTCTGGAACTGGGGCACAGTTCGGACCTGGACCTGGTGTTCATTCATGACGCGGATCCGCAAGCGGAAACCGACGGCCCGAAACCCATTGACAGCGCACAGTTCTTTACCCGGCTCGGGCAGCGGATCATTCACTTGCTGACGGCCCAGACCAACTCCGGTCAGCTGTATGAAGTGGACATGCGCCTGCGGCCGTCCGGTGCGTCCGGTTTGCTGGTGAGTTCATTGGGGGCGTTTTCCCGATATCAGGAAAACGAAGCCTGGACCTGGGAACATCAGGCGCTGGTGCGGGCGCGGGTGCTGGTGGGCAGTCAGGATGTCGGCCAGGCGTTCGAGAAGGTTCGCGCGACGGTATTGGCCAAATCGCGGGATCTGTCGACCTTGCGCCAGGAGGTCAGCGAGATGCGCGCCAAGATGCGCGATAATCTCGGCAGCAAGAGCACGGCGGCCGGCACGGCGGCAAATGCCTTCGAGGCCACGGCGCCGTTCGATCTCAAGCAGGACGCCGGAGGTATCGTCGATATTGAATTTATGGTGCAATACGCGGCTCTGGCGTGGTCTGAGGCGCATCCGTCCTTACTGCGCTATACCGACAATATCCGCATTCTGGAAGGGCTGGAAGAGGAGGGGTTGATACCCGCCGAAGACGCCAGCCTGTTGCGTGAGGCCTATAAAGCCTACCGCTCCGCCGCTCACCGGGAGGCCTTGCAGAAGGACGCCGGGGTGATACCGGGCGACCAGTTCGTGGATGAACGGCGGCAGGTCATGCGGATCTGGCGCGAGCTGGGGTTAAGCTGA
- the aceF gene encoding dihydrolipoyllysine-residue acetyltransferase produces MSELIRVPDIGSGEGEVIELFVKVGDRIEADQSILTLESDKASMEVPAPKAGIIKSLKVKLGDRLKEGDELLELEVEGVAAPAPAAAAAAAPAAKAEAKPAAAPVPVPAAPAAAPAAASIQQVHVPDIGSSGKAQIIEIQVKVGDTVEADQSLITLESDKASMEIPSPAAGVVESISVKLNDEVGTGDLILALKVAGAAAPAAAAPAQAAAPAAAAPAPAAAAPAAPVADSVQDIHVPDIGSAGKAKIIEVLVKAGDTVAADQSLITLESDKASMEIPSPAAGVVESISIKLDDEVGTGDLILKLKVKGAAPAAAPAPAAAAPSAPAAPAAQAAAAPAVAAPAAAPAKPGAKVHAGPAVRQLAREFGVELSAVSPSGPHGRVLKEDVQVYVKAMMQKAKEAPAAGGATGGAGIPPIPVVDFSRFGETEEVPMTRLMQAGAANLHRSWLNVPHVTQFDSADITELEAFRIAQKAVAEKAGVKLTILPLLLKSCAHLLKELPDFNSSLAPSGKAIIRKKYVNIGFAVDTPDGLLVPVIKNVDQKSLLQLAAEAAALAEKARTKKLSADDMQGACFTISSLGHIGGTGFTPIVNAPEVAILGVSKATIQPVWDGKAFQPKLMLPLSLSYDHRVINGAAAARFTKRLSDLLADIRTILL; encoded by the coding sequence GTGAGCGAACTCATTCGCGTACCTGACATCGGCAGCGGTGAAGGTGAAGTAATTGAACTGTTTGTGAAGGTCGGCGACCGTATCGAAGCCGATCAGAGCATCCTGACACTGGAATCGGACAAGGCGAGCATGGAAGTGCCTGCGCCTAAGGCCGGCATCATCAAGAGCTTGAAAGTGAAGCTGGGCGATCGCCTGAAAGAAGGCGACGAACTGCTGGAACTGGAAGTCGAAGGTGTCGCTGCCCCGGCCCCTGCGGCTGCCGCTGCCGCTGCGCCAGCTGCCAAGGCTGAAGCCAAGCCGGCTGCTGCACCTGTGCCTGTGCCGGCGGCTCCTGCTGCCGCGCCGGCTGCCGCCAGCATTCAGCAAGTGCACGTGCCGGACATCGGTTCGTCGGGCAAGGCCCAGATCATCGAGATCCAGGTCAAGGTCGGCGACACCGTCGAGGCTGATCAGTCGCTGATCACCCTGGAATCCGACAAGGCCAGCATGGAAATCCCTTCGCCCGCTGCGGGCGTGGTTGAAAGCATCAGCGTCAAACTCAACGACGAAGTCGGCACTGGCGACCTGATTCTGGCCCTGAAAGTGGCGGGTGCTGCTGCACCGGCCGCTGCCGCGCCAGCTCAGGCTGCTGCGCCTGCTGCCGCTGCTCCGGCGCCTGCCGCCGCAGCCCCGGCGGCACCGGTTGCCGACAGCGTTCAGGATATTCACGTCCCGGACATCGGTTCGGCGGGCAAGGCCAAGATCATTGAAGTGCTGGTCAAGGCTGGCGACACCGTCGCTGCCGACCAGTCGCTGATTACCCTGGAATCCGACAAGGCGAGCATGGAAATTCCATCGCCTGCCGCCGGTGTGGTGGAAAGCATTTCCATCAAGCTGGATGACGAAGTCGGTACCGGCGACCTGATCCTGAAGCTGAAAGTCAAAGGCGCGGCGCCTGCTGCGGCCCCGGCTCCAGCCGCTGCTGCTCCGAGCGCTCCTGCTGCACCTGCTGCTCAGGCTGCAGCCGCGCCTGCAGTTGCCGCCCCGGCCGCTGCTCCAGCCAAGCCTGGCGCCAAGGTTCACGCAGGTCCTGCGGTGCGCCAACTGGCCCGTGAATTCGGCGTCGAGCTGAGCGCGGTCAGCCCAAGCGGCCCGCACGGTCGTGTGCTGAAAGAAGACGTGCAGGTTTACGTCAAAGCCATGATGCAGAAGGCCAAGGAAGCACCGGCCGCTGGCGGCGCAACTGGCGGCGCGGGCATCCCGCCGATTCCGGTCGTGGACTTCAGCCGCTTCGGTGAAACCGAAGAAGTGCCGATGACCCGCCTGATGCAGGCCGGCGCTGCCAACCTGCACCGCAGCTGGCTGAACGTGCCACACGTGACGCAATTCGACTCGGCGGATATCACCGAGCTGGAAGCGTTCCGTATCGCACAGAAAGCCGTGGCCGAGAAGGCTGGCGTCAAGCTGACCATCCTGCCGCTGCTGCTCAAGTCCTGCGCTCACTTGCTCAAGGAACTGCCGGACTTCAACAGTTCGCTGGCGCCAAGCGGCAAGGCGATCATTCGCAAGAAGTACGTGAACATCGGTTTCGCGGTCGACACCCCGGATGGCCTGCTGGTACCGGTCATCAAGAACGTCGATCAGAAGAGCCTGTTGCAATTGGCAGCCGAAGCCGCGGCCCTGGCTGAAAAAGCCCGGACCAAGAAGCTCTCGGCCGACGACATGCAAGGCGCCTGCTTCACCATTTCCAGCCTCGGCCACATTGGCGGCACCGGCTTCACGCCGATCGTCAACGCGCCGGAAGTGGCGATCCTCGGTGTTTCCAAGGCAACCATCCAGCCAGTCTGGGACGGCAAAGCCTTCCAGCCGAAACTGATGCTGCCCCTGTCGCTGTCCTACGATCACCGTGTGATCAACGGTGCCGCCGCTGCACGCTTCACCAAGCGTCTGAGCGACCTGCTGGCGGACATCCGCACCATCCTGCTGTAA
- the aceE gene encoding pyruvate dehydrogenase (acetyl-transferring), homodimeric type, with amino-acid sequence MQDLDPVETQEWLDALESVLDKEGEDRAHYLMTRMGELATRSGSQLPYAITTPYRNTIPVTHEARMPGDLFMERRIRSLVRWNAMAMVMRTNLKDSDLGGHISSFASSATLYDIGFNYFFQAPTDEHGGDLIYFQGHTSPGVYARAFMEGRITEDQMNNFRQEVDGQGLSSYPHPWLMPDFWQFPTVSMGLGPIQAIYQARFMKYLEHRGFIQPGKQKVWCFLGDGECDEPESLGAISLAGREKLDNLIFVINCNLQRLDGPVRGNGKIIQELEGVFRGAQWNVTKVIWGRFWDPLLAKDVDGILQRRMDEVIDGEYQNYKAKDGAFVREHFFNTPELKAMVADLSDDEIWKLNRGGHDPYKVYAAYHEAVNHKEQPTVILAKTIKGYGTGAGEAKNTAHNTKKVDVDSLKLFRDRFDIPVKDDELENLPFFKPEEGSAEARYLSERRTALGGFVPQRRAKSFNIPTPPLDTLKAILDGSGDREISTTMAFVRILAQLVKDKEIGPRIVPIIPDEARTFGMEGMFRQLGIYSSVGQLYEPVDKDQVMFYKEDQKGQILEEGINEAGAMSSFIAAGTSYSSHNQPMLPFYIFYSMFGFQRIGDLAWAAGDSRTRGFLIGGTAGRTTLNGEGLQHEDGHSHLLAATIPNCRTYDPTYGYELAVIIQDGMKKMTEEQQDVFYYITVMNESYQQPAMPAGAEEGIKKGMYLLEEDTREAAHHVQLMGSGTILREVREAAKILREEFNVGADVWSVTSFNELRRDGLAVERTNRLHPGQKPKLSYVEECLNGRKGPVIASTDYMKLFAEQIRQWVPSKEFKVLGTDGFGRSDSRKKLRHFFEVDRHFVVLAALEALADRGDIEPKVVAEAIAKFGINPEKRNPLDC; translated from the coding sequence ATGCAAGACCTCGATCCCGTCGAAACCCAGGAATGGCTGGACGCCCTGGAATCGGTTCTCGACAAAGAAGGCGAAGACCGTGCTCACTATCTGATGACCCGTATGGGCGAACTCGCAACCCGCAGCGGTTCGCAATTGCCTTACGCCATCACCACGCCATACCGCAACACCATTCCCGTTACCCACGAAGCACGCATGCCTGGCGACCTGTTCATGGAACGCCGCATTCGCTCGCTGGTACGCTGGAACGCGATGGCCATGGTGATGCGCACGAACCTGAAAGATTCTGACCTGGGCGGTCACATCTCCAGCTTCGCCTCCAGTGCAACCCTGTACGACATCGGCTTCAACTATTTCTTCCAGGCCCCGACCGACGAACACGGCGGCGACCTGATCTACTTCCAGGGCCACACCTCGCCAGGCGTTTACGCCCGTGCATTCATGGAAGGCCGCATCACCGAAGACCAGATGAACAACTTCCGCCAGGAAGTCGACGGTCAGGGCCTGTCGTCCTACCCGCACCCTTGGCTGATGCCTGACTTCTGGCAGTTCCCGACCGTATCCATGGGCCTGGGTCCGATCCAGGCGATCTACCAGGCACGCTTCATGAAGTACCTGGAACACCGTGGCTTCATCCAGCCGGGCAAACAGAAAGTCTGGTGCTTCCTGGGCGACGGCGAGTGCGACGAGCCGGAATCCCTGGGTGCCATCTCGTTGGCCGGCCGCGAGAAGCTGGACAACCTGATCTTCGTCATCAACTGCAACCTGCAGCGCCTTGACGGCCCGGTTCGCGGCAACGGCAAGATCATCCAGGAACTCGAAGGCGTGTTCCGCGGTGCTCAGTGGAACGTGACCAAAGTCATCTGGGGCCGTTTCTGGGACCCACTGCTGGCCAAGGACGTCGACGGCATCCTGCAACGCCGCATGGACGAAGTCATCGACGGCGAGTACCAGAACTACAAAGCAAAAGACGGCGCATTCGTGCGTGAACACTTCTTCAACACGCCAGAACTCAAGGCGATGGTTGCCGATCTGTCCGATGACGAGATCTGGAAGCTCAACCGTGGCGGCCACGACCCGTACAAGGTCTACGCGGCGTACCACGAAGCGGTCAACCACAAAGAACAACCGACTGTCATCCTGGCCAAGACCATCAAGGGTTATGGCACCGGTGCCGGCGAAGCGAAAAACACTGCGCACAACACCAAGAAAGTCGACGTCGACAGCCTGAAGTTGTTCCGTGATCGTTTCGACATCCCGGTCAAGGACGATGAACTGGAAAACCTGCCATTCTTCAAACCGGAAGAAGGCAGCGCCGAAGCCCGTTACCTGAGCGAGCGCCGTACCGCACTGGGCGGTTTCGTGCCTCAGCGTCGCGCCAAGAGCTTCAACATCCCGACCCCTCCACTGGACACCCTCAAGGCGATCCTGGATGGCTCGGGCGACCGTGAAATCTCCACCACCATGGCCTTCGTGCGGATCCTCGCGCAACTGGTCAAGGACAAGGAAATCGGCCCGCGCATCGTCCCGATCATCCCGGACGAAGCCCGTACCTTCGGTATGGAAGGCATGTTCCGTCAGTTGGGCATCTACTCCTCCGTCGGCCAGCTCTACGAGCCAGTCGATAAAGACCAGGTGATGTTCTACAAGGAAGACCAGAAGGGTCAGATCCTCGAAGAAGGCATCAACGAAGCGGGCGCCATGAGCTCCTTCATCGCTGCCGGCACTTCGTACTCCAGCCACAACCAGCCGATGCTGCCGTTCTACATCTTCTACTCGATGTTCGGCTTCCAGCGTATCGGCGACCTGGCCTGGGCCGCTGGCGACAGCCGTACCCGTGGCTTCCTGATCGGCGGCACCGCCGGCCGTACCACCCTGAACGGTGAAGGCCTGCAACACGAAGACGGTCACAGCCACCTGCTGGCTGCCACCATCCCGAACTGCCGCACCTACGATCCAACCTACGGCTACGAGCTGGCGGTGATCATTCAGGACGGCATGAAGAAGATGACCGAAGAGCAACAGGACGTCTTCTACTACATCACCGTAATGAACGAGTCCTACCAGCAGCCAGCCATGCCGGCCGGTGCCGAAGAAGGCATCAAGAAAGGCATGTACCTGCTCGAGGAAGACACCCGCGAAGCGGCGCACCACGTTCAGCTGATGGGCTCCGGCACCATCCTGCGTGAAGTCCGTGAAGCGGCGAAGATCCTGCGTGAAGAGTTCAACGTCGGCGCTGACGTGTGGAGCGTTACCAGCTTCAACGAACTGCGTCGCGATGGCCTGGCCGTTGAGCGTACCAACCGTCTGCACCCTGGCCAGAAGCCTAAGCTGAGCTATGTCGAAGAGTGCCTGAACGGCCGTAAAGGTCCGGTCATCGCCTCTACCGACTACATGAAGCTGTTCGCCGAGCAAATTCGTCAGTGGGTCCCGTCCAAGGAATTCAAAGTCCTGGGCACCGATGGTTTCGGCCGCAGTGACAGCCGCAAGAAGCTGCGTCACTTCTTCGAAGTCGACCGTCATTTCGTGGTGTTGGCAGCCCTGGAAGCCTTGGCTGACCGTGGTGACATCGAACCTAAAGTGGTGGCTGAAGCCATCGCCAAGTTCGGTATCAACCCGGAAAAACGCAACCCACTGGACTGCTGA
- a CDS encoding bifunctional diguanylate cyclase/phosphodiesterase has translation MKSQPDAASRMVAEVVTQLPVPSRLGMLRFERLNEPSWALLFLDPNCERQFGLPAVELCALVGSPYASLMEPEARYQLHDTIQQQLTANPHYLIRYTLHTAAGELSLLELGEAYKQHNRHLLRGYLMVVDGLFIDDPLLPVLDLETQNSRLQIALELNQRAQQEQLQHLERVRAQQDLILLLTRQRYSTNNSLQEAAELITRSACDIYEIDCASLWNLDGSLLTPISAYHRATRNHKLPEPIDVSGFPDYLDALHTGRAIDAHNSMRDPRTRHMAESLRPRDVNAMLDASIRIDGQVVGVLCLEQSGVTRAWQSDEIAFAGELADQFAQVINNHNRRTATNALHLFQRAVEQSANAFLLVNCDGVVEYVNPSFTAITQYTTEEVHGQRLSELPALENLSELLFDAPSALAKSNSWQGEFKSRRKNLEPYWGQLSISKVYGDNRELTHYIGIYEDITHTKLAQQRIERLAYTDNLTNLGNRPAFIRNLDERFARDSDTPISLLLVDIDNFKRINDSLGHQTGDKLLISLARRLRNSLSPSGSLARFASNEFAVLLDDTDLLAGQQVANQLLATLDKPMFVDNQLISVTGSVGLACAPLHGRDPQTLMRNAGLALHKAKANGKHQVQVFTEALNAEASYKLFVENNLRRALTQNELDVFYQPKLCLRSGRLLGMEALLRWNHPEKGMIRPDQFISVAEETGLIIPIGKWIARQACRMSKDLTAAGLGNLQVAINLSPKQFSDPDLVASIANILKEEELPANLLELELTEGLLLEATEDTHLQLDQLKRLGLTLAMDDFGTGYSSLSYLKKFPIDIIKIDRSFIHEIPDNQDDMEITSAVIAMAHNLKLKVVAEGIETAEQLAFLRRHRCDVGQGYLFDRPIPGSELIEKLKRYPRGPLA, from the coding sequence ATGAAAAGCCAACCCGATGCCGCCAGCCGTATGGTGGCCGAGGTAGTGACGCAGTTGCCTGTGCCCTCGCGGCTCGGCATGCTGCGTTTCGAACGGCTGAATGAACCGAGCTGGGCACTGCTGTTTCTCGATCCCAATTGCGAACGACAGTTCGGCCTGCCGGCCGTGGAGCTCTGTGCCCTGGTCGGCTCGCCCTACGCCAGCCTGATGGAGCCCGAGGCGCGCTATCAACTGCACGACACGATCCAGCAGCAACTCACCGCAAACCCGCATTATCTGATCCGCTACACCTTGCACACCGCCGCCGGCGAACTGAGCCTGCTGGAACTGGGCGAAGCTTACAAACAACACAATCGGCACCTTCTGCGCGGCTACCTGATGGTCGTAGACGGCTTGTTCATCGATGACCCCCTGCTGCCGGTGCTGGATCTGGAAACCCAGAATTCGCGCCTGCAAATCGCCCTGGAACTCAATCAACGTGCCCAGCAGGAACAACTCCAACACCTGGAGCGGGTGCGCGCCCAGCAAGACCTGATTCTGCTGCTGACCCGCCAGCGCTACAGCACCAACAACTCCCTGCAAGAAGCCGCCGAGCTGATCACCCGTAGCGCCTGCGATATCTATGAAATCGACTGCGCCAGCCTGTGGAACCTCGACGGTTCGCTACTGACGCCGATCTCGGCCTATCACCGCGCCACCCGCAATCACAAACTGCCGGAACCGATCGACGTCAGTGGTTTTCCCGATTACCTCGACGCCTTGCACACCGGCCGCGCCATCGACGCCCATAACTCCATGCGTGACCCGCGCACCCGGCACATGGCCGAGAGCCTGCGCCCCCGCGACGTCAACGCCATGCTCGACGCCAGCATCCGTATCGATGGCCAGGTGGTCGGCGTGCTCTGCCTGGAACAATCCGGTGTGACCCGCGCCTGGCAGTCGGACGAAATCGCCTTTGCCGGCGAACTGGCGGATCAGTTCGCCCAGGTCATCAACAACCACAATCGCCGAACCGCCACCAACGCCCTGCACCTGTTCCAGCGTGCAGTGGAGCAAAGCGCCAACGCCTTTCTGCTGGTCAATTGCGACGGCGTGGTGGAGTACGTCAACCCAAGCTTCACGGCGATCACCCAGTACACCACCGAAGAAGTCCACGGCCAGCGGCTGTCGGAACTGCCGGCGCTGGAAAACCTCAGCGAACTGCTGTTCGACGCGCCGTCTGCACTGGCCAAGAGCAACAGCTGGCAGGGCGAGTTCAAGAGCCGACGCAAAAACCTCGAACCCTACTGGGGTCAGTTGTCGATTTCCAAGGTCTACGGCGACAACCGCGAACTGACCCACTACATCGGCATCTACGAAGACATAACCCACACCAAGCTCGCCCAGCAGCGCATCGAGCGCCTGGCCTACACCGACAACCTGACCAACCTCGGCAACCGCCCGGCGTTCATTCGCAACCTCGACGAACGCTTCGCCCGAGACAGCGATACGCCGATCAGCCTGCTGCTGGTGGACATCGACAACTTCAAGCGGATCAACGACAGCCTCGGCCACCAGACCGGCGACAAGCTGCTGATCAGCCTGGCCCGGCGCCTGCGCAACAGCCTGAGCCCGAGCGGCAGCCTGGCGCGTTTTGCCAGTAATGAATTCGCGGTGCTGTTGGACGACACGGACCTCTTGGCTGGCCAGCAGGTCGCCAACCAATTGTTGGCAACCCTCGACAAACCGATGTTCGTCGACAATCAGTTGATCAGCGTCACCGGCTCCGTGGGTCTGGCCTGCGCGCCGCTGCACGGCCGCGACCCACAGACGCTAATGCGCAACGCCGGCCTGGCGCTGCACAAGGCCAAGGCCAACGGCAAACACCAGGTACAGGTGTTCACCGAAGCGCTGAACGCCGAGGCCAGCTACAAACTGTTCGTCGAAAACAACCTGCGCCGCGCCCTGACCCAAAACGAGCTGGACGTGTTCTACCAGCCCAAGCTGTGCCTGCGCAGCGGTCGTTTGCTGGGGATGGAAGCGCTGCTGCGCTGGAACCATCCGGAAAAGGGCATGATCCGCCCGGACCAGTTCATCAGCGTGGCCGAAGAAACCGGGCTGATCATCCCCATCGGCAAATGGATCGCCCGCCAGGCCTGCCGCATGAGCAAAGACCTGACCGCCGCCGGCCTCGGCAATCTGCAAGTGGCGATCAACCTGTCGCCCAAACAGTTCTCCGACCCGGACCTGGTGGCGTCCATCGCCAACATCCTCAAAGAAGAAGAGCTGCCGGCCAACCTGCTGGAGCTGGAACTGACCGAAGGCCTGCTGCTGGAGGCCACCGAAGACACCCACTTGCAGCTCGACCAGCTCAAGCGTCTGGGCCTGACCCTGGCCATGGACGACTTCGGCACCGGTTACTCGTCACTCAGCTACTTGAAAAAATTCCCGATCGACATCATCAAGATCGATCGAAGCTTCATCCATGAAATACCGGACAACCAGGACGACATGGAAATCACCTCCGCAGTGATCGCCATGGCCCACAACCTGAAACTCAAGGTCGTGGCCGAAGGCATCGAGACGGCCGAGCAGCTGGCCTTCCTGCGCCGCCACCGCTGCGACGTCGGCCAGGGCTACCTGTTCGACCGGCCGATCCCGGGTTCCGAGCTGATCGAAAAGCTCAAACGCTACCCGCGCGGCCCACTCGCCTGA
- the msrA gene encoding peptide-methionine (S)-S-oxide reductase MsrA, whose amino-acid sequence MVLRSEILVNKNVLPTKEQALPGRETPMTVPEKHFVHDAPLLGPFAMDVDFAIFGLGCFWGAERKFWQREGVVSTAAGYAGGFTPNPTYEEVCSGLTGHSEVVLVVYEPAKVSYEQLLKMFWELHNPTQGMRQGNDIGTQYRSVIYATNPAQLAAAKASEKVFQAELTKAGKGTITTEIEEAPTFYFAEAYHQQYLAKNPEGYCGIGGTGVTCPI is encoded by the coding sequence ATGGTTCTGCGCTCGGAAATTCTGGTGAACAAAAACGTGCTCCCGACTAAAGAACAAGCTCTGCCTGGCCGCGAAACCCCGATGACCGTGCCGGAAAAGCACTTCGTCCACGACGCCCCGTTGCTGGGCCCGTTCGCGATGGACGTGGATTTCGCGATCTTTGGCCTGGGCTGCTTCTGGGGCGCGGAGCGCAAGTTCTGGCAGCGCGAAGGCGTGGTCAGTACGGCGGCGGGTTACGCTGGCGGCTTTACGCCAAACCCGACGTATGAAGAAGTCTGCTCGGGCCTGACCGGCCACAGCGAAGTGGTACTGGTGGTCTACGAGCCGGCAAAAGTCAGCTACGAACAGCTGCTGAAGATGTTCTGGGAACTGCACAACCCGACCCAGGGCATGCGCCAGGGCAACGACATCGGCACCCAGTACCGCTCGGTGATCTATGCCACCAACCCGGCGCAACTGGCTGCGGCCAAGGCTAGCGAGAAAGTATTCCAGGCCGAGTTGACCAAGGCTGGCAAAGGCACCATCACCACCGAAATCGAAGAAGCGCCGACGTTCTACTTCGCCGAGGCGTATCACCAGCAGTACCTGGCCAAGAATCCCGAAGGCTACTGTGGGATTGGCGGTACTGGCGTAACGTGCCCGATCTGA